One window from the genome of Saccharicrinis carchari encodes:
- a CDS encoding RHS repeat-associated core domain-containing protein, with translation MCDIGNPMLSRFLSPDPFIQAPGLAMSHNRYAYCMNNPFMFTDPSGYWFESWYDWLNPMHYLGATMDFINDNTVELRQQMVEIGVPDFGVAINSAGHTSHYVGDHYVSHNQFGNNYAQIGNDAIADARYQNDFANNYSNELWDYGGKLINKVWNSDFARFCVPDVVYINGSGVLTFIGGGGGDGGLALPLRGEDAGMVYLYGTLKGKAGLHGGASINFGRSNYLGSVDLFDFDTTFKGNSSGIEGDHIIGASISASEYDKYGNILLSIDIGVGPSVGGSVNVGAITYATRLFRIW, from the coding sequence GTGTGCGATATCGGGAACCCCATGCTGTCCCGTTTCCTGAGCCCCGACCCGTTTATTCAGGCACCCGGCCTGGCGATGAGCCACAACCGTTATGCCTATTGCATGAACAACCCGTTTATGTTTACGGATCCAAGCGGATATTGGTTTGAGAGCTGGTATGACTGGTTAAACCCTATGCACTACCTTGGTGCAACAATGGATTTTATTAACGATAACACAGTTGAACTTAGGCAACAGATGGTTGAGATTGGGGTGCCCGACTTCGGCGTTGCCATCAACAGTGCAGGGCATACATCACATTACGTGGGGGATCACTATGTAAGTCATAACCAATTTGGTAATAACTATGCACAAATAGGAAACGATGCAATAGCCGATGCCAGATATCAGAATGATTTTGCAAATAATTACTCGAATGAACTTTGGGATTATGGGGGAAAGCTAATAAATAAAGTATGGAATTCTGATTTTGCAAGGTTCTGTGTACCTGATGTAGTCTATATAAATGGTTCAGGAGTTCTTACCTTTATTGGTGGTGGTGGAGGTGATGGAGGATTAGCATTACCTTTAAGAGGAGAGGATGCAGGGATGGTTTACCTGTATGGTACTTTAAAAGGTAAAGCAGGATTACATGGAGGAGCAAGTATTAATTTTGGCAGATCAAATTACCTAGGATCTGTTGATTTATTTGATTTTGACACTACCTTTAAAGGTAATTCATCAGGGATTGAAGGGGATCATATCATTGGAGCGAGCATTTCCGCCAGTGAATACGACAAATACGGTAATATTTTACTTTCAATTGATATCGGAGTTGGGCCAAGTGTTGGTGGATCCGTTAATGTAGGTGCAATTACATATGCAACACGTTTGTTTCGAATATGGTAA